TAGTGATGTTAAATAACAATTTTCGGGCCAGTCATTTACCGCTAAATAAATGCTAGTGATAAATAAGACCACTGGAACCCAACTAGATGTGGAGCTGTTCCAATTTCTAAAGGTCTGATTTGGGACTTTTGTCTTTTCCCTTTAAACATTTTGGTTAGGGAATTCCTTAGTCACGAACTGAGACAAATGATGTTAACTGCCACAGATCGGCCGCTTAGCTAACTGTTGGGATTCTACCAGAGGTTACTCAGATTCTGTAAaatgagtgtgtgggtgggtgggggggtgtaGCTGACTGGGGGGAGGCAAGAGCCACACCCATAAATCCAGAAATATATGAATTCAAAATATGAATTCTCTCTCTGGATTTTCAAAAATAGTTCtatagaaaatgaataaactaAAGGAAGTTGGGTTTTGCGATTATTTTCCTTCTGTAAAAATaatcccccctccaaaaaaaaaaaagccacagcaAAAGGGAAATTTAAGGGGAGGTTTGCACATTTATCAAAAAAAACTTTCAATTGGAAGTTTTGACCTGGGAATTTTGTAGCCCTACCATCCCGTTTTCTTGCAATGgtaagcaaaaccaaaaataagaggAGAGGCGCCTCAAATTCATAGGAATGAATTGCACGAAAATGCATTGCAAATACTTACAAAATGCTATTGGGGGGTGGGAGGCAAGGCAGTGAGCCCAAGCCCTGGTTCCCAAGGTCGCTGGCCACAGCTCGGCGCCCTTGGTCCAGCCCAGTCTCCTCCTGGGTCCCCGAAAGACGGCCGGGTgctcactccctctcccctctccggTCTCACACCGGCCGTAGTAGCGGCACGGAGGAGACAACTGGGTGCGAGTAGTAGACTGGGTGCGGGAAGGTGAGCAGCGGCTGGCTGACCGGCACCGGGGCCCCGGCGGCCGCCGCCGCACCGTCGGCGGCAGAGTTCTCGTGGTAAAGGATGGGCACGCGCACGATGCGCTGAGCCGCGGCGTGGCTCAGGTTGGCGGCCTCCAGCTCGGCCGCCAGCTGTCGCTTCCACTTGTTGCGACGATTCTGGAACCAAATCTTGACCTGCGTCTCGGTGAGGTGAAGCGACGCAGCCAGGCCGGCACGCTCGGAGCTGCTCAGATAGCGTTTCATATCGAAGGTGGATTCGAGCTGGAAGACCTGGCTGCGGGAGAAGACGGTGCGCGTCTTCTTCTTGCGGCATGCGGGCTTCTTCTCGGGACTCTCGGCGCCCGCCTTCCAGTCCTCTGAGCCCGGAGTCGCCGCAGTCGCCCCTACAGTCGTCCCAGCCGCGCCCGGCACCACCTCGCCTTCTTTTTTGCCTTCCTCTGAGTCGCTCTCTTCCAGAATGATCTCGTCCGGGCTCTTGGAGTCCAGCTCCTTGTGATCTGGGTCAGCCTTGAGCAGAGGCTCCGGGGAGTCGCGGTCGGTGCCGGACGCAGGGGAGGAGTCTCGCAGGAGGGCTTTCTCCGATGctgcagagacagacaaacagacgcACACTCAAGCACAGCAACACAATCTTGAGCGGGGAGGGAGTCTGGGGGCAGCAGGCGCAGCCCACGCGTTGGCCTTCCGGCTCCTGGTGCTGGGGCCTCAGCTTTCCCAGGTCCTCCTCTGTCCCTGCTGAGCTGCAGTAGGGCGCCAAGACCTAGGATTCCCTTGCCTCCCAAGGACCAGCGAGCCGATGATGGCAGCAGGGCCGCTCCTTTCATCCCACGTATCCCGTGCCAGGGGCCAAAGGAAAAATTATCTGTGGTTAGGGTTCATCCCTGCCTTCCAGGCCTAGTCCCCTACTCAGGCCATCCCAAGCCACCCATTCCTGCTAGAGGCCACTTTTCCCGGGAATCGCAGCGCCGGAGCCTCCaattcctcctcttttctcagcAAGTGGGATTGGAATCCTGGGCCTCCTAACCAAGCGCGCAGGAAAGATGAGGGCTAGAGGACCGAGGAAGTTGGCCAAAACTCGGGTTTGCAGGTGTTGGGGCATCCCATAACTGTAGTGACCAGCCCAGGGCGGGGATAGGACCAGCCcgtagggagggaggggagagcgAAAGTTCAAAGAGAGGTCGGTACCTTCTGGTCGCGGGAGGTGGCCGCCGGCTGGGGTCAGGGTGTAGGGGTACCACCAGGCCGGGGAGCGCTCCAGGTAGTGTGCGGGCAGGGCAAACCTCTGCGCTGGGATCTCAAAGCGGGGGAAAGCCAGGTCGCCCACCTGCGAGAGCGCGAAGCCTGCGGCGCCCTCCAGGGCACCCTTGGCTGCGGCGGCGGCAGCGGCGGCCGCGGCAGCGGCAGCCGAGGCCGGCGCGAAGAGCGTTCGTGGGGGCGGCTGAGGTTTCGGGGGAGGCCGGTGGTGGTCTCCGTTGAGCAGATTCCTGATGGAGAACGGGGATTCCTTGGGCGCGGGAGGCTGGGGTGGCGGCTGCGGGGGCGGCGCGCTGGCAGTGCCCGAGGCGTCCGGCCCGGGCTCCGGCATGGTCCCCAGTCCTCCGGGTCCCACGGAGGGAGGGAGCGGGACAGGCGGGCGGCGGGGCGAGCAGGCTAGGGGCCGGAAATCAGACCATAAACGGAACTCAACTACGGGGCTCAAAGTCGGGGGCCGCCCCGGGCGCGAATCGAGCCGCGGGAGGGCGGGGTGGGGACCGGGCCGGGGCGGGCTCGCATGGGGGAGGGGTCCAGTGGGGCGGGGAGCGGACCTGCCTCTGCGCCCAAGGAGCGAGGGGGCCGGGTAGAAGCTGCGGCTCCCCGGGAGGAGGCTGCGAGAGCGTCCCGGGCTTGGGATGCGTCAATCCGGCGCCGGATGCTAATGATGAAATCAAAATGTCATCCAAGTTAAATGCGGGGAGTATACGGCGATTGGGCGCGTACAATGGCAAATGGGATTAGGCCGGCCAAGGCGCAGCCGAGCCGGGGCCCCGCAGCCGCCTCCGCCACCGCCCCCCTCCTCGCCTTCCCTCGGATTTTGGCGCTTTGGCTTCGGGCTATGAGAGCCCGCCTGTTATTGGCTTTATATAGTCCAATTAGGCAGCAAATGAGGACAAACCTATTAGCACAAAAGGATATTGGCTCTCGCTAAAGAGGCACTCGGAGAGCTCCCACCAAAGCGGGAGGCGCACGAGGGACCCGGAGAAGGAGACGCCCCCGGCGGAGAAGAGCTCACCGACCCACAAGAGTCTGGAGCCCGCGCCTCCCTCTACCCCCTGCGGCTCGGCCTCGGGCTTGCCGTTGCCGGCACgctggagggggaggggcaggccaGGCTGGACCGAGTCACCTCGGGGTTATTTGTGCTGGGCTAGCAGCCACCACTCTCCTACCCCTCCCGGCGTGGCAGGGGCCAGCTGTCCCCACGCGGCTGGAAAGCCTCGGTCTTGCGGGCCCAGGAAGCAGGGCGCCACCTCGGTTGGGGACGAAGTCAATGCTCTCTTTCCCCAAAACCTGATAAGCAGGACGAAGGCAAGAAGAGGGGAATTAGGGTTCCCTACCCACCGTCTAGTGGGAAGGAAGAGAGTTCTCGTGTCTGCGGGCTCAGGAATCCGGGTAGCCTTGACCTTTGGTCCTGAGAACCGAAGAGTCAATCCGAATCTCCCGAGAGTAGGAGTGGATACGCGACTGCACTCTCTTGAGAGCGCAGGACCCTCCGACGCTCGCTCGCGCTTCCCCTTCGTGAGACTGTGAGACTGTCGGGGTAGCGATGTTCCCGCACTGACGACTACACTCCAAAGGACCCCACTCTTTCTTGTTTTACTCCACTCTCTTTGAATGACCGTGCCCACGGGTCAAGGACTGACTCCAAACCTGCGGTCCGAGACAGCACTTTCCCCAAGAAGTTTCCGGGTGCGGCTTAGGAGCTACCTAATGCTTTAACACAGGCTCTGAGAATCGGAGGCGCAGCGGAATACCTTTCTCGGTTGTGACAGTGGCAGCGACACCTGCAGCACGTCCCATGGGCCTCCAAGTCTCTGGAGAACCAAGGCGGGCCTCTGAGGAATAGCTGGACTCCATCTGCCTTAACAGCTCCATAAGCTGAGCAGGAAAGGAAGCCCAAGAGACAAGCAGTTCAATTGTAGATTTCAGCGACAAATAAAACAGAACTGTTGGTGGGGTCCCTTCCCCGGGGATGGATAGTTGTCCCAAGAAAGATGGCAATCTGTCCTCAGCCCTGGTGAAGCTCCCTTCACACCTGAGCTCTCTCCGCCCCACCCCTTTCGTTTTCTTTCCGTTGAGCCTTGCCTTATTCAAGCAGACCCAACCGTTTTGGGTCCCCAAATGGGAagtaggtttattttattttccagtcCTAGGGCTCCTGAGCCTCCTCCAAATCTTGACGGTCGTGTTTAAAGTTTTGACATTCACCCCACAGTAACGAACCCTACATTTGCCTTGTAAGTAGCGCTTCCATAAATGGTTACTATTATTCCTCTGAGTTTGTACAAAGCTTTACTGGAACGCACAAGGGCATATCATCTAAAATCTGAGTCGGAGCCAATCACAGCTCGGAGGCTCAAACAGGGTGGGAAATATGTTCGGGTTTTATAGAGAAAAGGTGTCCAGAGAGGAGACCATACCTAAGGCACCCAACCAGTGTTGGACAACTAGAggtcactcccccaccccacggGGAGAAATCGTTCTCTGAGCGCAGGCGACATGAATGCGCATTACTTGTGCACAGCAAACCTGGTGGCCCAGTAGGCTGTGGAGACATCTTCCATGGGTGTGTGGGGGTCTGGTGGGGAATGTGTGCACACTCGCTAAAGTTCTGCCGTAGGGAGGCTACTTTAAACTAGGGAAAGCGGAAATTCGTCCCCATTTCTGCGAACTGTGTGTCAGTGCCTACCCTACTCTGACTACCATGCGAGGCGGTGTTCAATCACTATCactgtatctcaaaaaacaaaaacaactagcAGACACTCACGAGCCCGCAGGCACAGAAGACGCTCTGTCCCAGGAAGTGACTTAGGGCTCATCATAATTCTGGGCCTAGATGCACCGACCTAAGAGGAGTAGGTCGGGTCTCAGGCCAATCGGCCTATGTGTCCCTTTCCTAAAGGGCGCTAGAGTATGTACGAATGTGTGAGTTCACGAGAGGCTTCAGCATCCCCAGCTGgacttcaacaacagaaagcatgGAGTTGATCTTTCCTTACTAGTTCGAAAAAGCTAGCGTCTTGGCCTTGGGTGCCTGGACAGCATCACTCGCTCTCTGTAGAGGCTGGGGATCCCTCCACTTGCCAGCACCATGATGCCATACAAAGTCAGGCAAATAGCGCCCTCTATGGGGTATCCTCGAGCCTACAGGAGAGGCTGAAGAAAACACAACCTATGCGAAGTATTTAAAGCCAAGGCTTTACTATCCCTATCACCCTTGGAAAACAAGcacttttaaatctttttaaaaatctgagttATGGGAGAAATCAAGGGCAAAATCACCTGAAGGTCTCTGCAGATCTTTATCTTGAAACCTCTGGAAGAGATCTCTCCTGCCTCTCATTCTctggctttctttctccttttaaggCCCCCTTTACGTTTTTTCCCTTGCAGCCTTTTCTCTACACGTGGGTCCTGACTGAGCTTCAGGATGCCTGCTGCATAAGGCAAGGGtctgccttatttattttttgagaacacAGTGTATATTTGGCCAGTCAGATATCTCAGTAAAGGCTGTGTTAATGCCTAAATTCTTGAATATGGTGAGTGGGTAAGTGAGTATATGGATGGgtggtgagtgggtgggtgagtTCACAATTCCCACTGCAGAGCATCGATCTGCTTGATAAGAGCATTTCAGACACCCTGGCAACATCCCTGAAACACTCCTCCCAAAGCAGTTTTTGCAGTGTTTAATGAGAATctaggtttttgggttttttgcaTAGGGTTTTGCCCTGAAGCCCAGGCTTCTCTGGAAGTCATATGTAGTCTCCCTAATGATGAGACTACAAGCATAAGCAACCGCATTCAGACAATCTGAGGTCTTTTGATGATGCACTTTACAAACCCTATAGAATTTCTCAGGAACAGGGCTGCTGAAGAGTACCTCTTAGAGGGTTTATGGCACATGGGCTGTGTAGAATCAGATCTCCACACCGCTCCCTACTCAGACAAGTGGCCAAGAGGGCAAATGGGGCCTGGAGAACACTAATGATCAACACTAAACTTTTACACAAAGAATGAGGCAACTTGGCGAAGGGATGCTTAGAACCACCctcacacccaccacacacaaaactcatatatgcatttatatacacTCAAGTTGGTATGCAGGTTTTTCTCCAAGGGAGGGGAACATTTATATGTTCTTTGGGACCTCACCTAAAACAGAGGTCTTGCTTCTGCAGCCAGAGTGGGTAAGTCCTCCTTAGATGCAGTGCTCAGACTTAAAGAAAGGATGAGAACCAGCTAAGCTTTTAGCCAAAGCTGCAAGACCCATACTGGATGCCCTAATAACAGCTACAGTTTGCCCTGTTCCTGATGGTTACATTTTATCACCTAACTGTCctgaggttttttgtttatttgtttttgttttttaaacagaatGGATCAAAGCCTGAAACTGTGTTCCCCACAGAAACTCTGACCCTGTCTCTTTTTTCCATGCTACTTGTAATACTACCAAAGACCCCTGCTAATGAATATGACCTCGAGGAATATACAGCCCCTAGGGATGGACTATAGTCATGTTGTCCCTGATGAAAAATACATCTTGAGTCACATAAGAGAGTGAATTATGCAGTTTCTAATGAGGAAAATGATTATGCAAAGCTAATCTTAGACATCAGTCATTGGTTCCGGCACTGCATACTGGCCACTATCCCAGGGTGAGGTAGGCAGTGCTATTATTCCTGCTtgaaagatgaagaaactgaagcacaaGATTATAAAACACAACCTCAAAACACTGCTAGGAAGACACTTGGGGCATGTAGTGAGTGCTGGCTATGGTTATGATCAATTCTCACTCACTCTTCTCTTgaaaatgatttgtttgtttgcctgttgtttattttgagacaggggcttacGGTGCAGTTCTGGATGGcatgcaactcacagagatccacacacc
The DNA window shown above is from Cricetulus griseus strain 17A/GY chromosome 3, alternate assembly CriGri-PICRH-1.0, whole genome shotgun sequence and carries:
- the LOC113834977 gene encoding homeobox protein HMX3, with the protein product MPEPGPDASGTASAPPPQPPPQPPAPKESPFSIRNLLNGDHHRPPPKPQPPPRTLFAPASAAAAAAAAAAAAAKGALEGAAGFALSQVGDLAFPRFEIPAQRFALPAHYLERSPAWWYPYTLTPAGGHLPRPEASEKALLRDSSPASGTDRDSPEPLLKADPDHKELDSKSPDEIILEESDSEEGKKEGEVVPGAAGTTVGATAATPGSEDWKAGAESPEKKPACRKKKTRTVFSRSQVFQLESTFDMKRYLSSSERAGLAASLHLTETQVKIWFQNRRNKWKRQLAAELEAANLSHAAAQRIVRVPILYHENSAADGAAAAAGAPVPVSQPLLTFPHPVYYSHPVVSSVPLLRPV